DNA sequence from the Sulfolobales archaeon genome:
GGAGCGAGGCTGCGGCTCCTCCAAGAGCTATTAGCCATAGGAGTCTATGGCATTCAAGGCTACTGAGAAACCCCAGCGTGTTTCCCCCCAGCAGGATCCCTGAGGCGATTGAGAGCATGGCTACAACAGCTCTCGATGCTCCGAGGATGGGGGAGATTCTCTTTGTGCTCCACAGTGCCATGCCTAGGATCTTGTAGATGGCGATGGTGAGTATAAATACTAGAAGCCCTGAGGCTAGCCAGAGTATAGATGTCCCTGTGATCCATGTATAGTCGATAAGGCCTACCGCTAGATCACCACCCACCCTGGATCCTATCAGGGCTATCGAAGCTGAGAATGGTATTCCGAGATATGTTGAGAAGAGCATTGGGATCAGGATAGCTATATAGGCTCCCAGGGCGCTATCCCACCCACATCTCTGGGGCGTCTTCATAGCCCAGCCGAGGGCGAGGGCTCCAAATGCTATCGAGATCCCCGAGGCTATCCTAGCTATCCTCCTATCTATCCCCATAGATATGAGTGGGCCTGCAACTACTACCGAGTTGTTATATGAGATCATTGCTGATGCTAGAAAGGCCATGGGGATTGAGAGATCCAATGCCTATACCATCCTACAGGAGTTGGAAGTGTATGATATATAGCTCTGGGTTTTTGCTGAGAACCTTCTTACCATAGATCTTCATGAGCTCCTTCAGAAGCTCGGCTCTATCTCTAAAACCATCTAGCTTTGCATCCTCATCACTCAGATCTGATAGCCTCTTCTTCTCAATATGCTTTATAACAGCCCTCCCAACCCTTGCAGTGCCAACATATATATCTACTATCTCGCCGACTCTGTAGTTGGATTTAAGCCTTATAGTAGATCTCTTCTCACCCTTCAATATATTCTCGGCATAGCTAAGCCTAAACACCAATCGCTTCATATCAACCAATTATATAGATTGTTAAAGGCTTATAGGGATTCCCAAGCATCTCCTAGCGATACACCTCTACCATATTTGTGATACATATTAGAAGCCCAACCCTTTTAAACTCTACTTGGATATTGATAAGGGGTATGTACTAGCTATGATTGATGCTCGATATGATCTCGATGTTCTGAGGGAGGCTGTTAGATATGCAGAATCACTTGGGGCTAGCTATGCAGAGGCAAGGCTCCACATATATTACTACGAGCTTTTGAGAGCCGATAACGGTGTTCTCAAGGACTACTCAATCACGAGAAGGGCTGGGGTCGGGGTTAGAGTTATATATGGCCGTAGGCTTGGCTTTGCATCTACAAATTCCCTCGAGAGAGAAGATCTAAGGGAGGCTGTGGCCAACGCTATTTCGGCTGCAAAAGCCACGCAGGAGGAGGTTGTGTTTGCTGATAGGGGGTTTATAAGGGGGTCTAGATCCTCTATATATTTAAAGGATCCCTTGCTAGTCCCTCCAGAGGATAAGATCAGGGTTGTTCTCGAGACAAATAGGGCGGGGCTCGGCGTAGATGGTATAAAATCGGCTGTGACTATGATGGGGATTCAGAGGGATGTAAGGGCTTTTATATCTAGCGATGCTGATGTCTCCTGGAGCGTCACAGCTGTTGGGATCTCCCATACAAGTGTTGCTGGTGAGGCAGGGTCTATGGAGA
Encoded proteins:
- a CDS encoding ASCH domain-containing protein; the encoded protein is MKRLVFRLSYAENILKGEKRSTIRLKSNYRVGEIVDIYVGTARVGRAVIKHIEKKRLSDLSDEDAKLDGFRDRAELLKELMKIYGKKVLSKNPELYIIHFQLL
- a CDS encoding DNA gyrase modulator, giving the protein MIDARYDLDVLREAVRYAESLGASYAEARLHIYYYELLRADNGVLKDYSITRRAGVGVRVIYGRRLGFASTNSLEREDLREAVANAISAAKATQEEVVFADRGFIRGSRSSIYLKDPLLVPPEDKIRVVLETNRAGLGVDGIKSAVTMMGIQRDVRAFISSDADVSWSVTAVGISHTSVAGEAGSMERLHDSRSMVAGWEYIERYDWAGFAREVSETARKALKAT